From the genome of Fusobacterium varium, one region includes:
- the perR gene encoding Oxidative stress genes repressor, producing MGIEIENIGEYLKCHSIKPSYQRMKVFQYLYEERNHPTVDMIYKALCTEIPTLSKTTVYNTLNLFIEKEIANVIVIEENETRYDIDMTVHGHFKCEKCGKIYDLDVNKELLNSKELDEYKIKEHHLYFKGICKNCLNN from the coding sequence ATGGGAATAGAAATAGAGAACATTGGTGAATATCTGAAATGCCATTCGATAAAACCATCATACCAAAGAATGAAAGTATTTCAATATTTGTATGAAGAAAGAAATCACCCAACAGTAGATATGATATATAAAGCCCTGTGTACTGAAATACCAACATTATCAAAAACAACTGTTTACAATACATTAAATCTTTTTATTGAGAAAGAGATAGCTAATGTTATAGTAATTGAGGAAAATGAAACTAGATATGATATAGATATGACTGTACATGGACATTTTAAATGTGAAAAATGTGGAAAAATATATGATTTAGACGTAAATAAAGAATTGTTAAATTCCAAAGAATTAGATGAATATAAAATTAAAGAACATCATCTTTATTTTAAAGGAATTTGTAAAAATTGCTTGAATAACTAA
- the rfaY_2 gene encoding Lipopolysaccharide core heptose(II) kinase rfaY, translating to MNKEKLKNIFLYYKEKKDRKLYEKIESKEYKIIKILKNDQRSYVALINIEGENLIYKQPIEKNSRKWQRFLSIFRGSESRREFQNIEKINEVGLNGATPHLAVEKKKGLFVVDSYLIYSYIDGGESSFKDIEIISQELKKIHDLGFLHGDSHLNNFLIKDNKVYLIDTKLEKNKYGNFGKSFEFMYLEESCPEEIDFDKDSIYFKGARMLRGYLTLLSKIKIKLKNIRRRKK from the coding sequence ATGAATAAAGAAAAATTGAAAAATATTTTTTTATATTATAAAGAAAAAAAAGACAGGAAACTGTATGAAAAAATTGAAAGTAAAGAATATAAAATTATAAAAATATTAAAAAATGACCAACGAAGTTATGTAGCTTTAATAAATATCGAAGGAGAAAATCTTATATATAAACAGCCTATTGAAAAAAATAGCAGAAAGTGGCAGAGATTTCTTTCTATATTTAGAGGAAGTGAGAGTAGAAGGGAATTTCAAAATATAGAAAAAATAAATGAAGTGGGATTAAATGGAGCCACTCCTCATCTGGCTGTAGAAAAAAAGAAAGGTTTGTTTGTTGTAGACTCATATCTTATTTATTCATATATTGATGGAGGAGAAAGCAGTTTTAAAGATATAGAGATAATAAGTCAGGAATTGAAAAAAATTCATGATTTAGGGTTTCTTCATGGAGATTCTCATTTAAATAATTTTTTAATAAAAGATAATAAAGTCTATCTTATAGATACAAAATTAGAAAAGAATAAATATGGAAATTTTGGGAAGAGTTTTGAATTTATGTATCTTGAAGAAAGTTGTCCAGAAGAAATAGATTTTGATAAGGATAGTATCTATTTTAAGGGAGCAAGAATGTTGAGAGGATATCTAACATTACTTTCAAAGATCAAGATAAAATTAAAGAATATTAGGAGAAGGAAAAAGTGA
- the rfaQ_4 gene encoding Lipopolysaccharide core heptosyltransferase rfaQ, with protein MRKVVKIRILIIHTAFIGDIVLSTPLIKKLKEVYPNSDITYVTTPAGASILRNNPNISEIIEYDKRGKHKGLKGIYQLGKRLKYENFNLVITPHRYIRSSILSWLTGSPVRKGYRNATASFLYTERISYDRNKHEVEKLLSFVSGKEEKRYEIELYPNEQDVKKVDEMLKEYKGKKLILLAPGSKWFTKKWPLEYFNEVIGQLMNREDIITGIIGGTDELALNIVSGGNVVDFRGKTTLLELAELIKRSELIVTNDSSPIHIASAWKNVRILAIFGPTVKELGFFPWSENSKVFQIEGLACRPCSLHGGDKCPQKHFKCMLDIKPKIILDEIIKTIERA; from the coding sequence TTGAGGAAGGTGGTAAAAATTAGAATATTAATAATACATACAGCTTTTATAGGAGATATAGTCCTCTCTACACCATTGATAAAAAAGCTGAAGGAAGTATATCCTAACAGTGATATAACTTATGTTACAACACCAGCAGGAGCTTCTATATTGAGAAATAATCCTAATATAAGTGAGATAATTGAATATGATAAAAGAGGAAAGCATAAAGGACTGAAGGGTATATATCAGCTGGGAAAAAGGTTGAAGTATGAAAATTTTAATTTAGTAATAACCCCTCATAGGTATATAAGAAGTTCTATTTTGTCATGGTTAACAGGTTCACCTGTGAGAAAAGGATATAGAAATGCAACAGCTTCTTTTCTTTATACTGAAAGAATATCTTATGACAGAAATAAACATGAAGTAGAAAAATTATTATCTTTTGTTTCTGGAAAAGAGGAAAAAAGATATGAAATAGAATTATACCCAAATGAACAAGATGTAAAAAAAGTTGATGAAATGTTAAAGGAGTATAAAGGTAAAAAACTTATTCTTCTGGCTCCTGGAAGTAAATGGTTTACAAAAAAGTGGCCTCTTGAATATTTTAATGAAGTAATAGGACAACTAATGAATAGAGAAGACATTATAACAGGAATAATAGGAGGAACTGATGAACTGGCTTTAAATATTGTTTCTGGGGGTAATGTAGTTGATTTTAGAGGAAAAACTACTCTTTTAGAGCTTGCAGAACTTATAAAAAGATCAGAATTGATTGTAACAAATGATTCATCTCCAATACATATAGCTTCAGCATGGAAAAACGTAAGAATACTTGCAATATTTGGACCTACAGTGAAAGAATTAGGTTTTTTTCCATGGTCTGAAAATAGTAAAGTATTTCAGATAGAAGGTCTAGCTTGTAGACCGTGTTCACTTCATGGAGGAGATAAATGTCCTCAAAAACATTTTAAATGTATGTTGGATATCAAACCTAAAATTATATTAGATGAAATAATAAAAACTATAGAGAGAGCTTGA
- the ldhB gene encoding L-lactate dehydrogenase 2, which produces MINTRKIGIIGAGHVGSHCAFSMILQGVCDDITFVDVNEEKAVSQALDCMDTLAFLPHRAVIKSGEIKDLGDKDIIIICVGSISNISKDRLFELDHSLKIIKSFVPEIMKTGFNGYFVVITNPVDIITYYVQQLSGLPHNKVIGTGTGLDSARLRRILSVETEIDAKSIQAYMLGEHGDSQVAAFSCTTINGKSLSELITENPEKFSDIDFEAIEKKTAETGWDIFSGKNSTEFGISCVCTEIVRAIYHDEKKIIPCSAFLQGEYGFSDIYAGVPAMIGKDGIECIIELSLNESEKKKLSNTFDIIRHHVEIGKKSIED; this is translated from the coding sequence ATGATTAATACTAGAAAAATAGGAATTATAGGAGCTGGTCATGTAGGAAGTCACTGCGCATTCTCTATGATATTACAAGGAGTGTGTGATGATATAACTTTTGTTGATGTCAATGAAGAAAAAGCTGTATCTCAAGCTTTAGACTGTATGGATACTCTTGCTTTTCTTCCACATAGAGCAGTTATAAAAAGTGGCGAAATAAAGGATTTAGGTGATAAAGATATTATAATAATATGTGTAGGTAGCATTAGTAATATATCAAAAGACCGTCTTTTTGAACTTGATCACTCTTTAAAAATAATAAAATCATTTGTTCCTGAAATAATGAAAACTGGATTTAATGGTTACTTTGTTGTAATAACAAATCCTGTTGATATAATTACATACTATGTTCAACAGCTTTCAGGGCTTCCACACAATAAAGTTATTGGAACTGGAACTGGTCTTGATTCTGCAAGACTTCGTAGAATATTAAGTGTTGAAACTGAAATAGATGCAAAATCCATTCAGGCATATATGCTTGGAGAACATGGAGATTCTCAAGTAGCCGCATTTTCATGTACTACTATAAATGGAAAATCCCTTTCTGAACTTATTACAGAAAACCCAGAAAAATTTTCTGATATAGATTTTGAAGCAATTGAAAAGAAAACAGCAGAAACTGGTTGGGACATTTTTTCCGGGAAAAATAGTACAGAATTTGGAATTTCATGTGTATGCACTGAAATAGTGAGAGCTATATACCATGATGAGAAAAAAATCATACCTTGTAGTGCTTTTCTTCAAGGAGAATATGGATTTTCTGATATATATGCAGGAGTTCCAGCTATGATTGGAAAAGATGGTATAGAATGCATCATTGAACTTTCATTAAACGAATCAGAAAAGAAAAAACTTTCTAATACTTTTGATATCATTAGACATCATGTAGAAATAGGAAAAAAATCAATAGAAGATTAG
- the dfx gene encoding Desulfoferrodoxin, translating to MIKNEFFKCKDCDMVFEVVSEGKGCSVAGNDMVEKLEAKTQDASTEKHVPYVEEKENGYLVKVGKDAKHPMLEAHYIEFIEIIVDGDKLYRKYLKPGEEPEAFFEVPKGNKVVAYEYCNIHGLWKDK from the coding sequence ATGATAAAAAATGAATTTTTTAAATGTAAAGATTGTGATATGGTATTTGAGGTAGTTTCTGAAGGGAAAGGATGTTCAGTAGCTGGTAATGATATGGTAGAAAAATTAGAAGCTAAGACTCAAGATGCTTCAACTGAAAAACATGTTCCTTATGTAGAAGAAAAAGAAAATGGATATCTTGTAAAAGTTGGAAAAGATGCAAAACACCCTATGCTTGAGGCACATTATATAGAATTTATTGAAATTATAGTAGATGGAGATAAACTTTATAGAAAATATTTAAAACCAGGAGAAGAGCCAGAAGCTTTCTTTGAAGTACCAAAAGGGAATAAAGTTGTAGCATATGAATATTGTAATATTCATGGATTATGGAAAGATAAATAA
- a CDS encoding Rubredoxin: MKKYECKICGYIYDPVDGDPDNGVAPGTAFEDISEDWVCPLCSAEKDEFEAI; the protein is encoded by the coding sequence ATGAAAAAATATGAGTGTAAGATATGTGGATATATATATGACCCAGTAGATGGAGATCCAGATAATGGAGTAGCACCTGGAACTGCTTTCGAAGATATTTCAGAAGATTGGGTATGTCCTTTATGTTCAGCAGAAAAAGACGAATTTGAAGCAATCTAA
- the rfaQ_5 gene encoding Lipopolysaccharide core heptosyltransferase rfaQ, with protein MKILVIRLSSIGDIILTTPVLKAFKEKYPEAVIDFLVLDKFKDSIEGVPFIDNIILFNKEKNDGLHNMEKFAKELKKNGYDYIFDLHSKIRSKVISKNIGVKTFTYRKRSWWKTLLVKMKLIKYKVDDTIVKNYFGAFKDFGLEYKGEDIYFAFSEKDKVSKEYEGLPVMAPGASKNTKKWTKEGFGELANLIYKKYGKNTILIGGKEDIELCNEIDKISGGHIVNMAGKLSLKQSGALLSKALFLVTNDSGPFHIARGVKCKTFVIFGPTSSEMFDLDRNTVLIDKNVKCSPCSLHGDKECPKGHFDCMKLITGKEVFNIIESSVKI; from the coding sequence GTGAAGATATTGGTTATCAGGCTTAGCTCAATAGGAGATATTATATTGACTACCCCTGTATTGAAAGCATTCAAAGAAAAATATCCAGAAGCAGTAATAGATTTTTTAGTTCTGGACAAATTTAAGGATTCTATAGAAGGAGTTCCATTTATTGATAACATAATTCTGTTTAATAAGGAAAAAAATGATGGACTTCATAATATGGAGAAATTTGCAAAAGAGTTGAAAAAAAATGGGTATGATTATATATTTGATCTTCACTCTAAAATAAGATCAAAAGTTATTTCAAAAAATATTGGAGTAAAGACTTTCACTTATAGAAAGAGAAGCTGGTGGAAAACTCTTCTTGTAAAAATGAAATTGATAAAATATAAGGTTGATGATACAATAGTTAAAAATTATTTTGGTGCATTTAAAGATTTTGGATTGGAATATAAAGGTGAAGATATATATTTTGCTTTTTCTGAAAAGGATAAGGTATCCAAGGAATATGAAGGACTTCCTGTAATGGCACCAGGAGCTTCAAAAAATACTAAAAAATGGACAAAAGAGGGATTTGGAGAATTAGCAAATCTGATTTATAAAAAATATGGGAAAAATACTATTCTGATTGGTGGAAAAGAAGATATTGAACTTTGTAATGAAATAGATAAAATAAGTGGAGGTCATATAGTAAATATGGCTGGAAAACTTTCTCTTAAACAGAGTGGAGCACTTTTATCAAAAGCTTTATTCCTTGTTACGAATGATTCAGGCCCTTTTCATATAGCAAGAGGGGTGAAATGTAAAACATTTGTAATATTTGGACCTACAAGTTCAGAAATGTTTGATCTTGATAGAAATACTGTATTGATAGATAAAAATGTAAAATGTTCTCCTTGTAGCCTGCATGGAGATAAGGAATGCCCTAAAGGGCATTTTGACTGTATGAAGCTAATAACAGGAAAAGAAGTTTTTAATATAATAGAGAGCAGTGTAAAAATATAA
- the recA_2 gene encoding Recombinase A: MAKAKNTEKNREVSEKEKALELAMKQIKKDFGEGSIMKLGDNQEMNVEVISTGSINLDAALGLGGVPRGRIVEIYGAESSGKTTIALHIAAEAQKTGGIVAFIDAEHALDPVYAKALGVDVDELLISQPDYGEQALEIADMLVRSGAVDLIVVDSVAALVPKVEIDGEMGDQQMGLQARLMSKALRKLTATLNKSKTTMVFINQIRDKIGGFGFGPQTTTTGGKALKFYSSVRMEVKRIGSVKQGDEVIGNETVVKVTKNKIAPPFKEAAFQIMYGKGISRVGEILDMAIEKDIVAKSGAWFSFGDIRLGQGKENVKVRLETEIELLAKIEEEVKKAVKPTKKEEKETEKSESKEGVLSFEEV; this comes from the coding sequence ATGGCAAAAGCAAAGAACACAGAAAAGAATCGTGAAGTCAGCGAAAAAGAAAAAGCATTAGAATTGGCAATGAAACAGATAAAGAAAGATTTTGGTGAAGGATCTATAATGAAACTTGGAGATAATCAGGAAATGAATGTAGAGGTCATCTCAACTGGAAGTATAAATCTTGATGCTGCATTAGGTCTAGGTGGAGTGCCAAGAGGAAGAATTGTTGAAATATATGGAGCTGAAAGTTCAGGGAAAACAACAATAGCTCTTCATATAGCTGCAGAAGCACAAAAAACAGGGGGAATAGTAGCATTTATAGATGCTGAACATGCTTTAGATCCTGTATATGCAAAAGCTTTAGGAGTAGATGTAGATGAACTGTTGATATCTCAGCCAGACTATGGAGAACAAGCCTTAGAAATAGCAGATATGCTTGTGAGATCGGGAGCTGTTGACCTTATAGTAGTGGATTCTGTAGCTGCCCTTGTACCAAAAGTAGAAATAGATGGAGAAATGGGAGATCAACAGATGGGACTTCAAGCAAGACTGATGTCAAAAGCTTTAAGAAAACTCACTGCAACATTGAATAAATCAAAAACTACAATGGTATTTATCAATCAAATAAGGGATAAAATTGGTGGATTTGGATTTGGACCTCAAACTACAACTACTGGAGGAAAAGCTTTAAAGTTTTATTCGTCAGTAAGAATGGAAGTAAAAAGAATTGGTTCGGTAAAGCAGGGTGATGAAGTAATAGGGAATGAAACTGTTGTAAAAGTCACTAAAAATAAAATAGCACCACCTTTTAAAGAAGCTGCATTCCAAATAATGTATGGAAAAGGAATTTCAAGAGTAGGGGAAATACTTGATATGGCTATAGAAAAAGATATAGTTGCAAAATCAGGAGCTTGGTTTAGTTTTGGAGATATTAGATTGGGACAGGGTAAAGAGAATGTAAAAGTAAGACTTGAAACAGAAATAGAACTTTTGGCTAAAATAGAGGAAGAAGTAAAAAAAGCTGTGAAACCAACTAAAAAAGAAGAAAAAGAAACTGAGAAATCAGAGAGCAAAGAGGGAGTATTAAGCTTTGAAGAAGTTTAA
- the rfaQ_3 gene encoding Lipopolysaccharide core heptosyltransferase rfaQ: MDIKRIIVSRTDKIGDLILSIPSFFMIKKMYPNAELVVLVRKYNYEIVKNLPYIDRIMKIDEYSQSDLIEKIAYFKADVFIALYNDSFVAKLARASKAKIKIGPISKLSSIFTYNKGVWQKRSKSIKNEGKYNLDLVRKLNKELYQKVYELNTKLYYEEKHRNAAELFFKMNDIKGQALVINPFIGGSAKNIKDEEYANLIMNFKRRNPEVAVIITCHISEEERGENLVKNSLEKGVYLYANGGELLNIAAIIDRADVYLGASTGPTHIAGALKKRIVAIYPAKKTQSPIRWGILGNDKVFYLIPDKNNPTENYNNPYFDKYDKNMELELILALERALKLEEGGKN; the protein is encoded by the coding sequence ATGGATATAAAAAGAATAATTGTTTCCAGAACTGACAAAATAGGGGATTTAATATTGTCTATTCCTAGTTTCTTTATGATAAAAAAAATGTATCCTAATGCAGAACTGGTAGTTTTGGTAAGAAAATATAATTATGAGATTGTAAAGAATCTTCCTTATATAGATAGAATTATGAAAATAGATGAATATTCTCAAAGTGATCTTATAGAAAAAATAGCATATTTTAAAGCAGATGTATTTATTGCTTTATATAATGATTCTTTTGTAGCAAAACTGGCAAGGGCAAGTAAAGCTAAAATAAAGATAGGACCTATATCTAAACTTTCTTCTATTTTCACTTATAACAAAGGAGTATGGCAGAAGAGGTCAAAATCTATAAAAAATGAGGGGAAATATAATCTAGATCTTGTAAGAAAATTAAATAAAGAGCTTTATCAAAAAGTGTATGAGTTGAATACAAAGTTGTATTATGAAGAGAAACACAGAAATGCAGCAGAGCTGTTCTTTAAAATGAATGATATAAAAGGACAGGCTTTGGTAATAAATCCATTTATTGGAGGATCTGCTAAAAATATAAAAGATGAAGAATATGCAAATCTTATTATGAATTTTAAAAGGAGAAATCCTGAAGTAGCTGTAATAATCACATGTCATATTTCTGAAGAGGAGAGAGGAGAAAATCTTGTAAAAAATTCTTTAGAAAAAGGAGTATATTTATATGCTAATGGAGGAGAACTTTTAAATATAGCAGCAATAATAGATAGAGCAGATGTATATCTTGGTGCTTCAACAGGTCCTACTCATATAGCTGGAGCATTGAAGAAAAGAATAGTTGCTATTTATCCAGCTAAGAAAACACAGAGTCCAATAAGGTGGGGAATTTTAGGAAATGATAAAGTATTTTATCTAATACCAGATAAAAATAATCCTACTGAAAACTATAATAATCCATACTTTGATAAATATGATAAAAATATGGAACTTGAGCTTATACTTGCTTTGGAAAGAGCTTTAAAGCTTGAGGAAGGTGGTAAAAATTAG
- the truA gene encoding tRNA pseudouridine synthase A, with translation MKNIKIRYRFDGSMFYGFQRQPGKRTVQGEIEKLLEVVLREKVNMISAGRTDRGVHALEQVSNFFTTSPIPVEKLKYALNKGLPLDIEIFEVEEVDMNFNSRFFAKNRGYKYIISWVKNPFESRYVTLVREKIDKEIFFKILEPLIGVHDFNNFRLSDCGSKTSIREIYSIVVEEKENKLIVEIKGNSFLKSQIRIIIGTALDIYFGNYDENHLRDMLENPKKDFLKKVADPYGLYLSEINY, from the coding sequence ATGAAGAATATAAAAATCAGATACAGATTTGATGGAAGTATGTTTTATGGATTTCAAAGGCAGCCTGGAAAAAGGACTGTGCAGGGAGAAATAGAAAAACTTCTAGAAGTAGTTTTAAGAGAGAAAGTGAATATGATATCTGCAGGAAGAACAGACAGAGGAGTTCATGCTTTAGAACAAGTATCTAATTTTTTTACAACTTCTCCTATACCAGTAGAAAAACTTAAATATGCTCTCAATAAAGGATTGCCTTTAGATATAGAGATATTTGAAGTAGAAGAGGTGGATATGAACTTCAACTCTAGATTTTTTGCGAAAAATAGAGGGTATAAATATATAATAAGCTGGGTTAAGAATCCTTTTGAAAGCAGATATGTAACATTAGTTCGTGAGAAAATAGATAAAGAGATATTTTTTAAAATATTAGAACCTTTAATAGGAGTGCATGATTTTAATAATTTCAGACTTAGTGACTGTGGGAGTAAAACATCAATACGGGAAATTTATAGTATAGTAGTAGAAGAAAAAGAAAATAAGTTGATTGTTGAGATAAAAGGAAATTCCTTTTTAAAATCTCAAATAAGAATAATAATTGGAACAGCACTAGATATATACTTTGGAAATTATGATGAAAATCATTTAAGAGATATGTTAGAAAATCCCAAAAAAGATTTTTTGAAAAAAGTTGCAGACCCTTATGGGCTTTATCTTTCAGAAATTAATTATTGA
- the sunS gene encoding SPBc2 prophage-derived glycosyltransferase SunS, with protein MKLSAAIMTFNEERNLERTLKALADICDEIVIVDSGSTDKTKEIAEKYEARFIYQPWLGYGKQRNAAIDNCSGKWILAVDADEELSPELKQKITEIINGNEDKKVYEINRLSVCFGKKIKHGGWGTSYAVRLFLKTAGRFNDNTVHESFVTQEEIFKIKENIYHHSYLTLEDYFSKFNRYTTEGALEYYKKGKKASIGQVVFNPMYKFIRMYIIRLGFLDGIEGFLLASTSSMYSMVKYFKLREIYKNGSYRSKKN; from the coding sequence ATGAAATTATCAGCAGCAATAATGACTTTCAATGAAGAAAGAAATTTAGAAAGAACTTTGAAGGCTTTAGCTGATATTTGTGATGAAATAGTTATAGTGGACAGTGGGTCTACTGATAAAACTAAAGAGATTGCAGAAAAATATGAAGCTAGATTTATTTATCAGCCATGGCTTGGATATGGAAAACAAAGAAATGCTGCTATAGATAACTGTAGTGGAAAGTGGATACTTGCAGTAGATGCAGATGAAGAACTTTCTCCTGAATTGAAACAAAAAATAACAGAAATAATAAATGGAAATGAGGATAAAAAAGTATATGAGATAAATAGATTATCTGTATGTTTTGGTAAAAAGATAAAACATGGAGGTTGGGGAACATCTTATGCTGTAAGGCTTTTTTTAAAAACAGCAGGAAGATTTAATGATAATACAGTACATGAAAGTTTTGTAACACAGGAAGAAATATTCAAAATAAAAGAGAATATATACCATCATAGTTATCTGACTTTGGAAGATTATTTTTCAAAATTTAATCGTTATACTACTGAAGGAGCCTTAGAATATTATAAAAAAGGGAAAAAAGCCAGTATTGGTCAAGTAGTTTTTAATCCAATGTATAAATTCATAAGAATGTATATTATAAGACTGGGATTTTTAGATGGAATAGAAGGATTTCTTCTGGCAAGTACAAGTTCTATGTACTCAATGGTAAAATATTTTAAACTTAGAGAAATATATAAGAATGGAAGTTATAGAAGCAAGAAAAACTGA
- the yiaD_2 gene encoding Inner membrane lipoprotein YiaD precursor, producing MNTKKAMSSFLLALMITGCTSSPFLDETGSVNSKTKGTAGGAAAGALIGQLIGKDTKGTLIGAGVGALAGLGWGAYRDRQEQELRERLKNTEVQVSQKGDNLNLNLPGGVTFATDSSNIVPSFYGPLNSIATVLVQYPETRIIVNGYTDNVGSASYNITLSEKRAASVRNYLIQQGVSARRISYVGYGMENPRATNSTAAGRAENRRVELEILPMN from the coding sequence ATGAATACAAAAAAAGCCATGTCTAGTTTTTTACTAGCTTTGATGATTACAGGTTGTACTTCTTCACCTTTCCTAGATGAAACTGGTTCTGTAAATAGTAAAACTAAAGGAACTGCTGGTGGTGCAGCAGCAGGTGCTTTAATAGGGCAACTTATAGGTAAAGATACTAAAGGAACTCTTATAGGTGCTGGAGTAGGTGCCCTAGCTGGATTAGGTTGGGGGGCTTATAGAGATCGTCAAGAACAGGAGCTTAGGGAACGTTTAAAAAACACTGAAGTACAAGTCAGCCAAAAAGGAGATAATTTAAATCTAAATCTTCCTGGAGGAGTTACTTTTGCTACTGATAGTTCTAATATAGTTCCAAGTTTCTATGGTCCATTAAATTCTATAGCTACTGTACTTGTTCAATATCCAGAAACTAGAATTATAGTTAATGGTTATACTGATAATGTAGGAAGTGCAAGCTATAATATTACTCTATCAGAAAAAAGAGCTGCTAGTGTAAGAAATTATCTTATTCAACAAGGTGTTTCTGCTAGAAGAATATCTTATGTAGGATATGGAATGGAAAATCCTAGAGCTACTAACAGTACTGCTGCTGGAAGAGCTGAAAACAGAAGAGTGGAACTAGAAATTTTACCTATGAATTAA
- a CDS encoding putative acetyltransferase, producing MILKELNRADLPLISEIVELEEEAFGGKGGVDLWILKALLRYGKVFVLEKDGKIISIVEYMQCFDKKEVFLYGICTLKEFRHMGNAKKIMNESEKYLRAKGYEAISLTVDPENKIAIEMYKHLGYVIVEYQENEYGNGIHRYLMKKTLMI from the coding sequence ATGATTTTAAAAGAATTGAATAGGGCAGATTTACCTCTTATAAGTGAAATTGTAGAGTTGGAAGAAGAAGCTTTTGGAGGAAAAGGTGGAGTAGATCTTTGGATACTGAAAGCTCTTCTTAGATATGGAAAAGTTTTTGTTTTGGAAAAAGATGGGAAAATAATATCAATAGTTGAATATATGCAGTGTTTTGATAAAAAAGAAGTATTTCTCTATGGAATATGTACTTTAAAAGAATTTAGACATATGGGAAATGCAAAAAAAATAATGAATGAAAGTGAAAAGTATCTTAGAGCAAAAGGATATGAAGCTATTTCTCTTACAGTAGATCCAGAAAATAAGATAGCTATAGAAATGTATAAGCATTTAGGGTATGTTATAGTTGAATATCAAGAAAATGAATATGGAAATGGGATTCATAGATATCTTATGAAAAAAACATTAATGATTTGA